From the Montipora capricornis isolate CH-2021 chromosome 2, ASM3666992v2, whole genome shotgun sequence genome, one window contains:
- the LOC138039197 gene encoding uncharacterized protein: protein MKPVQFLPSERFETQDLFHFVRRCLEYRPRAKKRRMSHLEDAEEKMFFKDNVRLRFERFSSAVSGFFVALKWVCAVFVLVGRLVGLSMFIVWASDCFLREFHTTALCTAFRLFPHPKIFESAWLFLCAITSSFLIFYVRHLNHFRGYLPVLQHLIRKKYFWKLVVTLISVCIYDLLTILNKSEKFKTLSYVLFMCEKSSAVVVALFLNFLPSDTSGPSQKNSAMKLGLYKAALFVYALEGYTMAILGSTTAVYKVLSVPNTAGTNAAPDIQAVVSLMLLITNNALRYYLAEFFFSKLFDQDVDILGGGTKNISESLAQPATVDQAQESKEESCQMPAPF from the exons ATGAAACCAGTTCAGTTTCTGCCTTCAGAGCGTTTCGAAACACAAGATTTGTTCCATTTTGTCCGGCGCTGTTTGGAATATCGACCAAGAGCCAAGAAAAGAAGAATGAGCCATCTGGAAGATGCGGAAGAG AAAATGTTTTTCAAGGACAACGTCCGTCTAAGATTTGAAAGGTTTTCAAGTGCCGTCTCAGGCTTTTTTGTCGCACTCAAGTGGGTATGCGCGGTGTTTGTTCTCGTGGGTCGGTTGGTTGGCCTCTCAATGTTCATCGTCTGGGCGTCGGACTGTTTCCTCAGAGAATTTCATACCACGGCACTTTGTACGGCATTTCGTCTTTTCCCTCATCCTAAGATCTTTGAGAGTGCTTGGCTCTTCCTGTGTGCAATAACATCTTCGTTCTTGATCTTCTACGTGCGCCACTTGAACCATTTCCGTGGATATCTCCCGGTTTTACAGCACCTGATCAGGAAAAAATACTTCTGGAAGCTCGTTGTCACACTTATTTCGGTGTGCATCTACGACCTTCTGACAATCTTGAACAAGTCAGAAAAATTCAAAACGCTGTCGTACGTCCTTTTCATGTGCGAAAAGTCTTCTGCAGTGGTAGTGGCACTTTTCTTGAACTTTCTTCCCTCAGACACAAGTGGTCCGTCTCAAAAAAATTCTGCAATGAAGCTGGGGCTTTACAAAGCAGCTTTATTCGTGTATGCGCTTGAGGGTTACACAATGGCCATCCTTGGTTCGACGACCGCTGTCTACAAAGTCCTTAGTGTGCCAAATACTGCAGGCACTAACGCTGCACCTGACATACAAGCCGTCGTGAGTTTGATGCTTTTGATAACCAACAATGCTCTGAGGTATTACCTAGCTGAGTTCTTCTTTTCAAAGCTTTTTGACCAAGATGTGGACATCTTGGGAGGTGGAACAAAGAACATCTCAGAAAGCCTTGCACAACCAGCTACTGTGGACCAGGCTCAAGAAAGCAAAGAGGAATCTTGTCAAATGCCAGCCCCTTTCTGA